The Pleurodeles waltl isolate 20211129_DDA chromosome 7, aPleWal1.hap1.20221129, whole genome shotgun sequence genome includes a region encoding these proteins:
- the LOC138246741 gene encoding olfactory receptor 5V1-like has protein sequence MKIDNGSFTTDFFIIGFSDFPYLQGPLFAIFLLIYLITLGGNLLIVALICQDSHLHSPMYFFLANLSFIDVTFTTTIFPKMLVNFFGQNPRISMKECFIQLYFFMAMVCAEFLLLTVMAYDRYVAICNPLRYTVIMNKVVCSQLSTGALMFSFMEPIPHTVMISALSFCGSHRINHFFCDITALMKISCTSTRSIEMLIYAIGSVVGMFSLILILISYIYIILAILKIQSVEGRSKAFSTCASHLSVVILFYGSLIVMYLRPPSMYSLSQNKIFALLYCAVVPLFNPLIYSLKNKELRDTLLNARRKCAKQ, from the coding sequence ATGAAAATAGATAATGGGTCCTTCACAACTGATTTTTTTATTATTGGTTTTTCCGATTTCCCCTACCTGCAAGGCCCCCTCTTTGCTATATTTCTACTGATTTACCTTATCACTCTAGGAGGAAATCTTCTTATTGTGGCATTGATTTGCCAAGATTCACACCTGCACAGTCCCATGTATTTCTTCCTTGCCAACCTGTCATTCATTGatgtcaccttcaccaccaccatctTCCCAAAAATGCTAGTCAACTTTTTTGGACAAAATCCCCGAATCTCAATGAAAGAATGCTTCATTCAGTTATACTTTTTCATGGCCATGGTGTGCGCAGAATTCCTCCTTCTCACAGTCATGGCTTATGATCGGTATGTTGCTATCTGCAATCCCTTGCGCTACACTGTCATCATGAACAAAGTGGTGTGTTCTCAGCTCTCAACGGGAGCTTTGATGTTTAGCTTCATGGAACCGATACCACACACAGTCATGATCTCTGCACTGTCTTTCTGTGGTTCCCACCGGATCAACCACTTCTTCTGCGACATCACAGCCCTAATGAAGATCTCCTGCACCAGCACGCGCAGCATCGAGATGCTCATCTATGCCATCGGTTCGGTGGTTGGGATGTTCTCCTTAATTCTGATTCTCATCTCCTACATCTACATCATCTTGGCGATCCTGAAAATCCAGTCTGTTGAGGGcagatcaaaggccttctccacctGTGCGTCTCACTTGTCTGTAGTGATTCTGTTCTACGGGTCTCTGATCGTTATGTACCTGCGGCCCCCCTCAATGTACTCTCTGAGCCAGAACAAAATCTTCGCCCTCTTGTACTGTGCAGTTGTCCCTCTGTTCAACCCGCTGATATACAGTCTGAAAAACAAGGAGCTCAGGGATACACTGTTAAATGCCAGAAGGAAATGTGCAAAACAGTAG